In Marinomonas posidonica IVIA-Po-181, a single window of DNA contains:
- a CDS encoding LysR substrate-binding domain-containing protein produces the protein MRRYIPSSTALKCFEASVRHLSFTKAAEELHLTQSAVSRQIRNLEEFLSRDLFIRLNKRLVLTGTGAAYYKEVVPLLDRMENASLRMLHREDEKTTLTLSALPTLASYWLMPLLAEFQRLHPQFQIKVRSLDDAAKIDPDAVDVILHYGGDHWPRAVSHQLLREDVLAVCSPLLLERVDASKSAWQVGDVTQFPFLHLSSRINAWPDWMVSQGLASGSFAGASFAHFHMLLEAAKNSMGVAILPCILADKSLASGELVAPFGGPVATPHEYLLSYPVDKADLEQVVVFRDWLLAVLDHHKQN, from the coding sequence ATGCGTCGTTATATCCCATCCTCCACAGCTTTGAAGTGTTTCGAAGCTTCGGTTAGACATTTAAGCTTTACCAAGGCTGCAGAAGAGTTGCATCTAACTCAAAGTGCCGTAAGTCGTCAGATTCGTAATCTTGAAGAATTTCTTTCTCGTGACCTTTTTATTCGTCTTAATAAGCGCTTGGTACTGACGGGAACAGGGGCCGCTTATTATAAAGAAGTGGTGCCCTTGCTGGATCGAATGGAAAACGCATCCTTGCGAATGCTGCATCGTGAAGATGAAAAAACCACTCTGACCTTGTCGGCTTTGCCTACCCTGGCTTCATACTGGCTAATGCCATTACTGGCTGAGTTTCAGCGTCTTCACCCACAATTCCAAATCAAAGTTCGTTCATTAGACGATGCCGCTAAAATCGATCCAGATGCTGTGGATGTGATCTTGCATTACGGTGGCGATCATTGGCCAAGAGCGGTGTCCCATCAGTTGCTGAGGGAAGATGTTTTAGCTGTGTGTTCACCGCTTTTGTTAGAAAGGGTAGACGCGAGTAAGTCTGCTTGGCAAGTGGGGGATGTGACTCAGTTTCCTTTTTTGCATTTGTCGTCGAGAATTAATGCTTGGCCAGATTGGATGGTGTCGCAAGGTTTAGCAAGTGGTTCATTTGCCGGTGCTTCGTTCGCGCATTTTCATATGTTGTTAGAGGCGGCGAAGAACAGTATGGGGGTTGCTATTTTACCCTGTATTTTAGCGGACAAAAGTCTTGCTAGTGGTGAATTGGTGGCACCGTTTGGTGGGCCTGTGGCCACACCGCATGAATACCTTCTGTCGTACCCAGTTGATAAGGCCGATCTGGAGCAAGTGGTGGTATTTCGTGATTGGCTTTTAGCTGTCCTAGACCACCATAAACAAAATTAA
- a CDS encoding NAD(P)/FAD-dependent oxidoreductase encodes MMESPCQSLWRASATDAPQLSALKGSHQVDLVIVGAGFTGLSTALHLAKEGMSVLLLEADELGYGGSGRNVGLVNAGVWLEPDLLDKQLGVEAGRRMYDALAVAPDSVFQLIEEYGIECEATRNGTLHAGVGQAGLAQLERRFAQLKLRGAPVSLLSAEQAQARIGSDKFNGALFDPRAGTIQPLSYVRGLAKAALKEGAKLFEYSPVTSLTSSQGNWLVKTPLGEVTASKVILATNAYCQYGVANQSSKFVPIAYSQLASQPLTSSQLAKILPNKEGVWDTCTVMSSFRLDQHGRLIFGGMGAEGRVLSNWASQRVRELFPSLGKLTWEYSWTGKIAYSADHLPHCQQLKEGLLSISGYSGRGIGPGTVMGMELAQWITGQREALSVPMTKLKDIPFREIQRIFYELGAQTYHLGQQTHALR; translated from the coding sequence ATGATGGAATCCCCTTGTCAGTCTCTTTGGCGAGCGAGTGCGACAGACGCCCCCCAGCTGAGTGCTTTAAAAGGATCGCATCAGGTTGATCTAGTGATTGTTGGGGCTGGTTTTACTGGGCTGTCAACAGCACTGCATTTAGCCAAAGAGGGCATGTCAGTCTTGTTATTGGAAGCCGATGAGCTCGGCTATGGTGGTTCAGGTCGGAATGTGGGCCTAGTCAATGCTGGGGTTTGGTTAGAGCCTGACTTATTGGATAAGCAGCTTGGTGTTGAGGCGGGAAGGCGAATGTATGATGCCCTTGCGGTGGCACCAGACTCTGTTTTTCAACTCATTGAAGAATATGGCATTGAGTGTGAGGCGACTCGAAATGGCACCTTGCACGCGGGCGTTGGTCAGGCAGGCTTGGCGCAATTAGAGCGTCGTTTTGCGCAATTAAAGTTGCGTGGTGCACCAGTGAGTTTATTGTCTGCCGAGCAAGCTCAAGCTCGCATTGGCTCAGACAAGTTTAATGGGGCTTTGTTTGATCCAAGAGCGGGGACCATTCAGCCCTTGTCTTATGTTCGGGGACTTGCCAAAGCGGCCTTAAAAGAAGGGGCGAAATTGTTTGAGTATTCACCTGTAACCAGTTTGACGTCTTCACAGGGAAATTGGTTAGTCAAAACGCCTCTTGGAGAAGTGACGGCCAGTAAGGTGATTTTAGCCACCAATGCTTATTGCCAATATGGTGTGGCAAATCAGTCGAGTAAATTTGTCCCCATTGCTTACTCTCAATTAGCGAGTCAGCCATTAACCTCATCTCAGCTTGCTAAGATATTGCCAAACAAAGAAGGGGTTTGGGACACCTGCACTGTGATGAGTTCTTTTCGTTTAGACCAACATGGGCGGTTGATTTTTGGCGGCATGGGAGCAGAAGGGCGAGTCTTGTCAAATTGGGCATCACAACGCGTAAGAGAGCTTTTTCCGTCGCTCGGTAAATTAACTTGGGAGTATAGTTGGACAGGGAAAATTGCGTACAGTGCGGATCATTTACCTCATTGTCAGCAGCTTAAGGAAGGTTTGTTGAGTATTTCGGGTTACAGTGGCCGTGGTATTGGTCCTGGCACTGTGATGGGGATGGAGTTAGCACAATGGATAACAGGGCAGCGAGAAGCGTTATCTGTGCCCATGACAAAGCTAAAAGACATTCCATTTCGTGAGATACAACGTATTTTTTACGAGTTAGGAGCACAAACTTATCATTTGGGGCAGCAAACTCATGCCTTACGTTAG
- the amaB gene encoding L-piperidine-6-carboxylate dehydrogenase codes for MSQTCLEMLGINKLKEGDTYYSVMTGNTMSLGHGAAFSANSPIDGAVLSSFLNATPEQLDEVSAELKAAFKALRTIPAPRRGELVRRIGEEARKYKHELAQVISLEAGKIMAEALGEVQEWIDVCDFAVGQSRMLHGLSIVSERPGHRMMEQWQPLGPVAVITAFNFPMAVWSWNAMLGLICGDPILLKPSEKAPLCALAMYQIAQNVLADMPDIPKASVSVMIGDRDLGEAIAASETFPLVSATGSTAMGRAVAQTVAARLGRSLLELGGNNAMIVSDTADLDLALRAIVFSAAGTAGQRCTTLRRLICHDDIVDSLVSRLEKSYSSLPIGNPLTEGTLVGPLIDAGSYQRMQAALESAKQQGGEMVCGGERVTEGVPQGGYYVKPAIVRIAHDAPIVHEETFAPILYVLTYTDFAEAVEIQNEVPQGLSSAVFTESMREAEFFMSPAGSDCGIANVNIGTSGAEIGGAFGGEKDTGGGRESGSDAWRNYMRRTTNTVNYGGDLPLAQGIVFE; via the coding sequence ATGTCACAGACTTGCTTAGAAATGTTGGGTATTAACAAGCTAAAAGAGGGCGATACTTACTATAGTGTGATGACTGGGAACACAATGTCATTAGGCCATGGTGCCGCTTTTTCTGCCAACAGTCCAATTGATGGGGCCGTTCTATCCAGCTTTTTGAATGCCACGCCAGAGCAATTAGATGAGGTTAGCGCCGAATTGAAAGCGGCATTTAAAGCCTTACGTACTATTCCTGCGCCGCGTCGTGGTGAGCTTGTTCGTCGTATTGGTGAAGAAGCTCGTAAGTATAAACACGAATTGGCACAAGTGATTTCGCTGGAAGCAGGCAAAATTATGGCAGAGGCGTTGGGTGAAGTGCAGGAATGGATTGATGTGTGTGATTTTGCCGTCGGTCAGTCACGAATGCTGCATGGTTTGTCTATTGTCTCTGAACGCCCTGGCCACCGTATGATGGAACAATGGCAGCCACTGGGCCCAGTGGCGGTGATTACGGCGTTTAATTTCCCTATGGCGGTTTGGTCTTGGAATGCTATGTTAGGTCTCATTTGTGGTGATCCAATCTTGCTCAAGCCGTCTGAAAAAGCGCCACTCTGTGCTTTAGCCATGTATCAAATTGCGCAAAATGTGTTGGCGGATATGCCTGACATACCCAAAGCCTCTGTCTCTGTGATGATTGGTGATCGTGATCTTGGTGAAGCCATTGCCGCGAGTGAGACCTTTCCTCTTGTGTCAGCGACAGGTTCGACTGCAATGGGACGAGCAGTGGCTCAAACGGTGGCAGCGCGTTTAGGTCGCTCATTGCTCGAATTAGGCGGTAACAATGCCATGATTGTCTCAGACACAGCGGATTTGGATTTGGCATTACGCGCCATTGTGTTTTCCGCAGCAGGCACAGCAGGACAGCGTTGTACGACGTTGCGACGTTTGATTTGTCATGACGACATTGTGGACAGCTTGGTGTCTCGTTTGGAGAAATCCTATTCGTCTTTGCCGATTGGCAACCCTTTGACAGAGGGAACTCTGGTCGGACCATTGATTGATGCGGGAAGTTATCAGCGGATGCAGGCGGCTCTAGAATCTGCGAAGCAGCAAGGCGGCGAAATGGTGTGTGGTGGTGAACGTGTTACCGAAGGCGTACCTCAAGGTGGCTATTATGTAAAACCAGCTATTGTACGCATTGCTCATGACGCGCCGATTGTGCACGAAGAAACCTTCGCGCCTATTTTATATGTTTTAACTTACACAGATTTTGCGGAGGCCGTGGAGATCCAAAATGAAGTACCGCAGGGCTTATCGTCTGCAGTCTTCACTGAGAGCATGCGCGAAGCCGAATTCTTTATGTCGCCAGCGGGTTCTGACTGTGGTATCGCCAATGTCAATATTGGTACTTCTGGTGCTGAGATCGGTGGTGCATTTGGCGGCGAAAAAGACACAGGTGGTGGTCGTGAATCCGGTTCTGATGCTTGGCGAAATTACATGCGCCGTACGACGAATACGGTGAATTATGGTGGCGACTTGCCGTTAGCGCAAGGGATTGTCTTTGAGTAA
- a CDS encoding LysR family transcriptional regulator, whose protein sequence is MDIRSLRYFIAVYEEGSLSAAAKRCFVAQPSISNTVSQLEEDLGTKLFVRHSKGVSATDSGTQLYPHACKMVNDMSSMRQLFRQTPAPLTLSISLAPFLSGALISQVIKTMLDEVSGLTLKLVDESESADLRFTCHRYTTEEDVFYPLWEDDYVIAMPLDHWLSDFPSLSIKQIDKQPFISRTPCDIFESWHYLMQKQELTTDVRAQVKTEEYALDLVAAGLGISLIPEHSSRGRKDLCLRPLNDVKLKRVVGLAHQKSRSFPAHLINTILTAKQQLFVPTRAKESVLRAK, encoded by the coding sequence ATGGACATTCGATCTTTGCGTTATTTCATTGCCGTGTATGAGGAAGGCAGCCTAAGTGCCGCCGCCAAACGCTGTTTTGTGGCTCAACCATCAATTTCGAATACTGTGAGCCAATTAGAAGAAGACCTAGGCACCAAGCTCTTTGTACGACACTCAAAAGGCGTATCAGCAACCGATAGCGGGACGCAATTGTATCCCCATGCCTGTAAAATGGTGAATGACATGAGCAGCATGCGTCAGCTATTTCGTCAAACGCCGGCACCGCTTACCTTGTCTATTTCTCTTGCGCCATTTTTATCCGGCGCTTTGATAAGCCAAGTGATTAAAACCATGCTGGATGAAGTCTCTGGACTCACATTAAAACTGGTCGACGAATCGGAAAGTGCCGATCTACGATTTACTTGTCATCGTTATACTACTGAAGAAGACGTGTTTTACCCTTTATGGGAAGACGATTATGTCATCGCCATGCCACTCGACCATTGGCTATCCGACTTCCCTTCCCTATCCATTAAACAAATCGACAAACAGCCTTTTATCTCTCGCACACCTTGTGACATTTTCGAATCGTGGCACTATCTAATGCAAAAACAAGAGCTCACCACTGATGTGAGAGCGCAAGTGAAAACCGAGGAATACGCCTTGGATCTGGTTGCCGCTGGACTGGGTATTTCACTGATTCCTGAGCATTCATCCCGAGGTCGAAAAGACTTATGTCTCAGGCCCTTAAATGACGTCAAATTGAAACGCGTGGTTGGATTAGCACATCAGAAATCCCGAAGCTTTCCAGCGCATTTGATCAACACCATATTAACGGCGAAACAACAGCTATTCGTTCCAACCAGAGCAAAAGAAAGCGTTCTGCGTGCAAAATAA
- a CDS encoding DUF1338 domain-containing protein, whose translation MTYQDFFTALWQKYTQVTPQALSIQTLFKEYGEQVINDHVAFRTFNNSPISLEKLEPQLIALGYQAYGAFRFENKHLKARCYRHTDDSKAPKIFLSELLVDELPQDCQDIIGRYVAQIPTDAVHDPSIFYAGLLWSTPTHADYLTLAKHSEYAAWLTTMGLQANHFTVSINHLTTFPNIAAVNQALIDQGYVLNDVGGLIKGSPESYLEQSSTMADKIDYLFADQQRSLIPSCFYEFAERHKMPDGQIFDSFIEGNADKIFDSTNAQ comes from the coding sequence ATGACCTATCAGGATTTTTTCACTGCTTTATGGCAAAAGTACACACAAGTCACTCCGCAAGCACTGAGCATTCAAACTCTCTTTAAAGAGTATGGAGAGCAAGTGATCAACGATCACGTGGCTTTTCGTACCTTTAATAATTCGCCCATTTCACTGGAAAAGCTTGAGCCACAATTAATCGCTCTTGGCTATCAGGCTTATGGCGCATTTCGTTTTGAAAACAAACATCTAAAGGCTCGTTGTTACCGCCATACAGACGATTCGAAAGCCCCTAAAATTTTTCTCTCAGAATTATTAGTGGACGAGCTACCTCAAGATTGCCAAGACATCATTGGTCGTTATGTGGCTCAAATTCCTACCGATGCAGTTCATGATCCAAGTATTTTTTATGCCGGTTTATTATGGTCCACGCCTACGCATGCAGACTACTTAACCTTAGCCAAACACAGTGAATATGCCGCTTGGTTAACCACCATGGGATTGCAAGCCAATCACTTTACCGTCAGCATTAATCATCTCACCACATTCCCTAATATTGCCGCGGTTAACCAGGCGTTAATCGACCAAGGCTATGTATTGAATGACGTCGGCGGTTTAATTAAAGGCTCTCCTGAATCCTATTTAGAGCAATCTTCAACCATGGCCGATAAAATAGATTACCTGTTCGCCGATCAACAACGGAGCCTCATTCCAAGCTGCTTCTATGAATTTGCAGAGCGTCACAAAATGCCTGACGGTCAGATATTCGACAGTTTTATCGAGGGCAATGCCGATAAAATTTTTGATTCCACCAATGCTCAGTGA
- a CDS encoding rhodanese-like domain-containing protein: protein MMNQLIEFSINHWEMVAVFFAILITLIFVEQKGGAQGVTPAVATTLMNNEEAVVVDIRTEKEFNAGHITGALSIPATKMKDNLHRLEKHKDAPIILVCKSGVTAGASAKDLKKQGYSKVYKMQGGIAEWQSSNLPLIKG from the coding sequence ATGATGAATCAACTTATTGAATTTTCGATCAACCACTGGGAAATGGTCGCGGTTTTTTTCGCTATCCTGATTACCTTGATTTTTGTTGAGCAAAAAGGCGGCGCACAAGGCGTAACACCTGCGGTAGCCACCACTTTGATGAATAATGAGGAAGCCGTTGTTGTCGACATTCGTACTGAGAAAGAATTCAATGCCGGCCACATCACTGGCGCATTAAGCATTCCAGCAACGAAAATGAAAGACAACTTACACCGTCTTGAGAAACACAAAGATGCCCCCATTATCTTGGTGTGCAAGTCAGGAGTTACGGCTGGCGCTAGCGCTAAAGACCTTAAAAAACAAGGTTATAGCAAGGTTTATAAGATGCAAGGCGGCATTGCTGAGTGGCAATCGTCTAACCTGCCATTAATAAAAGGTTAA
- the grxC gene encoding glutaredoxin 3 gives MATVTIYSSDYCPFCVRAKQLLNTKDVAVNEICVDGERALRQEMMEKSGRHTVPQIWIGDQHIGGCDDLFALEREQELDALLSQ, from the coding sequence ATGGCCACTGTGACTATCTATTCGAGTGATTACTGCCCATTTTGTGTCCGAGCAAAACAGCTTTTAAACACTAAAGACGTGGCGGTTAATGAAATCTGTGTCGATGGCGAGCGTGCCCTACGACAAGAGATGATGGAAAAAAGTGGCCGTCACACTGTCCCGCAAATCTGGATTGGTGACCAACACATTGGCGGCTGCGATGATCTGTTCGCCCTTGAACGTGAGCAAGAACTAGACGCGTTGCTGTCCCAATAG
- the secB gene encoding protein-export chaperone SecB yields MSDTAATQEAQTPQLSLQRVFLKDISYESPRAPMIFQEEWKPEVGLELNTKSRQVGENVYEVVLEITVTVKNNGETGYLVQVQQGGLFVISGLDEQQLHHALGAFCPATLFPYARENIDAMVVKGSFPAIMLAPINFDALYVESLQKQQGETAQ; encoded by the coding sequence ATGTCTGATACAGCGGCAACTCAAGAAGCACAAACTCCACAACTGTCTTTACAACGTGTATTTTTGAAAGACATCTCTTACGAATCACCTCGCGCACCAATGATTTTCCAAGAAGAATGGAAACCAGAAGTCGGCTTAGAATTAAACACTAAAAGTCGTCAAGTTGGTGAGAATGTCTACGAAGTGGTACTAGAAATCACAGTGACGGTGAAAAACAACGGCGAAACAGGTTACCTAGTTCAAGTTCAACAAGGTGGTCTATTTGTGATTTCTGGACTAGATGAGCAACAATTACATCACGCTCTTGGCGCTTTTTGCCCTGCCACACTTTTCCCATACGCTCGTGAAAACATCGATGCAATGGTCGTAAAAGGTAGCTTCCCTGCCATCATGCTAGCACCAATCAATTTTGATGCTCTGTATGTTGAAAGCCTACAGAAGCAGCAAGGTGAAACCGCTCAGTAA
- a CDS encoding penicillin-binding protein activator LpoB produces the protein MKIHQMTSMTWNAFSCRTLFTLFMALLLTACSSGSVKRLGDNEEVALSDRWNDTDSRLVAEEMMTDMLTFPWFRDFNFNQKGNPTVIVQSIRNKSSEHIPVDTFINDIKRSLIRSGKVDFVVSGAERDDVRSEREDQELNAASGTAAEFGLEQGAGFALSGTINSIVDSNGDQRVSFYQVDLKLINMTTNREVWNGQKKIKKLADKGFF, from the coding sequence ATGAAAATTCATCAAATGACATCAATGACATGGAATGCTTTCTCCTGTCGCACTCTGTTTACCCTATTCATGGCATTGCTACTTACGGCCTGCTCAAGCGGCAGTGTTAAACGCTTGGGCGATAACGAAGAAGTGGCCTTGTCAGATCGCTGGAACGACACAGACTCTCGTCTTGTCGCAGAAGAAATGATGACCGACATGTTGACCTTCCCTTGGTTCCGAGATTTCAATTTCAACCAGAAAGGCAACCCTACTGTTATCGTTCAATCCATCCGTAATAAATCCTCCGAACACATTCCGGTTGATACCTTTATTAATGATATCAAACGCAGTCTCATTCGCTCAGGCAAGGTTGATTTTGTGGTCTCTGGTGCAGAACGTGACGATGTTCGCAGCGAGCGCGAGGATCAAGAGCTCAACGCGGCTTCTGGAACAGCCGCCGAGTTTGGCCTAGAGCAAGGTGCGGGCTTTGCCCTCTCTGGTACCATCAACTCGATTGTGGATTCCAATGGTGACCAACGTGTCAGCTTCTATCAAGTAGATCTTAAACTGATCAATATGACCACAAACCGCGAAGTATGGAATGGTCAAAAGAAAATCAAAAAGTTGGCTGACAAAGGCTTCTTCTAA
- a CDS encoding LPP20 family lipoprotein, with product MAIHSVIKWLIMTGLAASLSGCFSSFNQASKDKQSLPSWVSSPPQNQTHLYGVGSAPKIDNLALAFSQAEQNGNAQIAQQLTTQVSQINTQNTQVSSSNGKEQVSKVQTAYTQVATAPIELEQATNEERYAGSHYVYVLQSIDRSRIVSRLKSAIHDLDLSIIDNAGSLTTTLGEDAAPADWQTYMRLIPAFAQRQSYVEELQLYSTERTLAGRASDEVISIERQLNQALLSYGVDPSQTPQANTLASALSEFGMTPKSPALFRLVSNTSQHSEQQSGRYYVFEEGSLALFGPNDARLASWTVSARGIAKDQQRAADTATMNWSKQAISAMFTWLTRLD from the coding sequence ATGGCGATACACTCGGTCATTAAATGGCTCATTATGACTGGCTTGGCGGCCAGTCTTTCGGGGTGCTTTAGCAGTTTCAATCAAGCTTCGAAGGACAAACAATCACTACCAAGCTGGGTCAGCTCTCCGCCACAAAACCAAACACATCTGTATGGTGTTGGCAGCGCACCTAAAATAGACAATCTGGCACTGGCGTTTAGTCAGGCCGAACAAAATGGCAATGCGCAAATTGCACAACAATTGACGACTCAAGTCAGTCAGATCAACACGCAAAATACTCAAGTCTCTTCCAGTAATGGCAAAGAGCAAGTGTCAAAAGTACAAACCGCTTACACGCAAGTGGCCACCGCCCCGATTGAGTTAGAGCAAGCCACCAATGAAGAAAGATACGCTGGCAGTCACTATGTGTATGTACTGCAATCGATTGATCGATCGCGCATTGTTAGCCGACTCAAAAGCGCCATTCACGATCTTGATCTGAGCATTATCGACAACGCTGGATCACTCACCACGACACTAGGTGAAGACGCCGCGCCAGCGGATTGGCAAACCTATATGCGACTGATTCCTGCTTTCGCGCAACGCCAATCTTATGTTGAAGAATTGCAACTCTATTCGACTGAACGCACCTTAGCTGGTCGCGCCAGTGATGAGGTTATCAGCATTGAACGGCAACTGAACCAAGCACTTTTGAGTTACGGTGTGGACCCATCACAGACACCGCAAGCAAATACACTCGCCAGTGCCTTATCTGAGTTTGGTATGACACCGAAAAGCCCAGCGCTGTTTCGTTTAGTCAGTAATACAAGCCAACACAGCGAACAACAGTCTGGGCGCTATTATGTGTTCGAAGAAGGCAGTCTCGCTCTATTTGGCCCAAATGATGCTCGCTTGGCTTCTTGGACAGTCAGTGCCCGAGGCATTGCTAAAGACCAACAAAGAGCAGCGGATACCGCCACAATGAATTGGTCTAAACAAGCCATTAGCGCCATGTTTACTTGGCTAACTCGTTTGGATTAA
- the pobA gene encoding 4-hydroxybenzoate 3-monooxygenase, whose amino-acid sequence MKTQVAIIGAGPSGLLLGQLLAKQGIDNVIIERVSGDYILGRIRAGVLEQGMADLLREAGVGERMDREGQVHKGVELAFNNKRVNIELEELTGGNTVMVYGQTEVTRDLMEARAEKGLTTYYESSNVVLHDVKSASPYVTFEQDGKEHRLDCDYIAGCDGFHGVSRQTIPESSRKEFERVYPFGWLGILSDTPPVNDELIYCKTDRGFAMTSMRSATRSRYYIQVPLTDKVEDWSDDDFWTELKHRLPDDVAERLVTGPSIEKSIAPLRSFVCEPMQYGNLFLVGDAAHIVPPTGAKGLNLAASDVATLNKIMTRVYKEGDKECINQYSDICLRRVWHGERFSWWMTNMLHDFSGEGSKDAETHERFMSSELNFYTDTEEGRRVIAMQYVGLPYEDLK is encoded by the coding sequence ATGAAAACTCAAGTGGCAATCATTGGGGCAGGTCCCTCAGGGCTATTACTGGGGCAGCTTCTTGCAAAGCAAGGCATTGATAACGTTATCATCGAACGTGTGTCTGGCGATTACATATTAGGCCGTATTCGTGCTGGTGTATTAGAGCAAGGCATGGCGGACTTGCTAAGAGAGGCTGGCGTTGGTGAACGAATGGATCGTGAAGGTCAGGTTCATAAAGGCGTTGAATTGGCGTTTAACAATAAGCGCGTGAACATTGAGTTAGAAGAACTCACCGGAGGCAATACTGTTATGGTGTATGGCCAAACGGAAGTGACCCGCGACTTGATGGAGGCTCGAGCTGAGAAAGGTCTAACGACCTATTACGAATCCAGTAATGTGGTATTGCATGATGTGAAATCCGCAAGTCCATACGTTACGTTTGAACAAGATGGCAAAGAGCATCGTTTGGATTGTGATTACATTGCGGGTTGTGATGGTTTTCATGGTGTTTCTCGTCAAACCATTCCTGAGTCGTCTCGCAAAGAGTTTGAGCGAGTATATCCATTTGGTTGGCTTGGTATCTTATCTGACACACCACCGGTGAATGATGAGTTGATCTATTGTAAAACTGACCGTGGTTTTGCCATGACCAGTATGCGTTCAGCGACTCGCTCACGTTACTACATTCAAGTACCACTAACGGACAAGGTAGAAGACTGGAGTGATGACGATTTTTGGACGGAACTTAAGCATCGTTTACCAGATGATGTGGCCGAAAGATTGGTTACCGGTCCAAGTATTGAAAAAAGCATCGCACCTCTGCGTTCTTTTGTGTGTGAGCCAATGCAATATGGTAATTTGTTTCTTGTGGGCGACGCCGCGCACATTGTGCCACCAACCGGTGCGAAAGGCTTGAATTTAGCCGCATCGGATGTAGCCACCCTGAATAAAATCATGACGCGAGTATATAAAGAAGGCGATAAAGAGTGCATCAATCAATACTCTGATATTTGCTTACGTCGAGTCTGGCACGGTGAGCGTTTTTCTTGGTGGATGACTAACATGTTGCATGACTTTAGTGGCGAAGGCAGCAAAGATGCTGAAACCCATGAGCGTTTTATGAGTTCCGAATTGAATTTCTACACAGACACAGAAGAAGGTCGCCGGGTGATTGCTATGCAATACGTTGGTTTACCTTACGAAGATCTCAAATAG
- a CDS encoding helix-turn-helix domain-containing protein: MKKTQIPHFGLYGESSWINDPEFFHIEDIEDRSSNLGWKISPHRHAQLFQILILKSGQAKVQLDDQQQNLLGAWAIIVPAGVVHSFHFAPDTDGRVISIAEPLLEDAYQEKAARFIKPLLSQACHINFNGNRNNFSELWPLIQQLESESSYIREDRALMSEYLIKAILLILHRQKQKNGVESAAEVTESSRIQRLKELIEGHFREHWSTQDYAQALGTSTSRLNRLSKASFSKSVLELVHERLLIEAKRSLIYTARSVDEISYDLGFKDPGYFSRFFKRATGMPPGKFRVLSNQMSI; the protein is encoded by the coding sequence ATGAAAAAAACTCAGATCCCGCACTTTGGTTTGTATGGGGAATCCAGCTGGATCAATGATCCAGAGTTTTTCCACATCGAAGACATAGAGGACAGAAGCAGTAATCTTGGCTGGAAAATCAGCCCTCATCGACATGCACAACTGTTCCAAATTCTGATTTTAAAATCCGGCCAAGCCAAGGTGCAGCTAGACGACCAACAGCAAAACCTACTTGGCGCTTGGGCCATCATAGTACCCGCTGGGGTAGTGCACAGTTTTCACTTTGCCCCCGATACTGACGGTCGAGTCATTAGTATCGCAGAGCCGCTACTGGAAGACGCTTACCAAGAAAAAGCCGCAAGATTCATCAAGCCTTTACTGAGCCAAGCTTGCCATATTAATTTTAATGGCAACCGCAATAACTTTTCAGAGCTATGGCCATTAATTCAGCAACTGGAGAGTGAATCGTCATACATTCGCGAAGACAGAGCTTTAATGAGTGAATATTTGATCAAAGCCATCTTGCTGATTTTACACCGTCAAAAGCAGAAAAATGGCGTTGAAAGTGCCGCTGAGGTGACTGAAAGCAGTCGCATACAAAGACTAAAAGAATTAATAGAAGGCCATTTTCGGGAACACTGGAGCACGCAAGATTATGCTCAGGCACTTGGGACTTCCACCAGCCGTTTAAACCGTTTGAGCAAAGCCTCTTTTAGTAAAAGTGTGCTGGAATTGGTGCACGAAAGATTGCTGATTGAAGCCAAACGCAGCTTAATTTATACCGCTCGTTCAGTGGATGAAATCAGTTATGATTTAGGTTTCAAAGACCCTGGCTATTTCTCTCGCTTTTTTAAGCGCGCCACGGGCATGCCACCGGGCAAGTTTCGCGTATTAAGCAATCAAATGTCTATTTGA
- a CDS encoding RSP_7527 family protein has product MKNDYKYDAFGNLDTDFYVEKAYELRRAYYAQAIKKMTSRVKALFTGLTIARPLKSASQH; this is encoded by the coding sequence ATGAAAAACGATTACAAATATGATGCCTTTGGTAACTTAGACACTGATTTTTATGTTGAAAAAGCGTATGAACTTCGTCGTGCCTACTACGCACAAGCGATCAAAAAAATGACTTCTCGTGTAAAAGCCTTGTTCACAGGTCTAACTATCGCACGTCCTTTAAAATCAGCTTCACAACACTAG